A section of the Acanthochromis polyacanthus isolate Apoly-LR-REF ecotype Palm Island chromosome 13, KAUST_Apoly_ChrSc, whole genome shotgun sequence genome encodes:
- the git1 gene encoding ARF GTPase-activating protein GIT1 isoform X1 codes for MSRKLQRTEVCADCSAPDPGWTSINRGVLICDECCSVHRSLGRHISVVKHLRHSGWPPALLQMVQTLASNGANSIWEHSLLDPAQVQSGRRKPNPQDKVHPTKSDFIRAKYQMLAFVHKLPCRDDDGVTTKDLSKQLHSSVRTGSLETCLRLLSLGAQANFFHPEKGTTPLHVAAKAGQILQAELLVVYGADPGAPDINGRTPMDYARQAGHIELAERLVECQYELTDRLAFYLCGRRPDHKNGHYIIPQMADRARPKCPTQSLDLSELAKAAKKKLQALNNRLFEELAMDVYDEVDRRENDAVWLTTQNHSTLVTERSAVPFLPVNPEYSATRNQGRQKLARFNAREFATLIIDILSDAKRRQQGKGLSSPTDPLDLGIDDDQHDYDSVASDEDTDSELNIQNNNNAQRSNRAKSMDSSDLSDGPITLQEYLEVKKALASSEAKVQQLMKVNNSLSEELQRLQKEITRMQTENSALRGGQQAGGAAGHGVGGPGGGGGGGGGHWTGGVMRGGISAGGLGGFGQGADPQGLSVPSSVAPHSHPHRRERQAFSLYIPGAAPSPTAHGPPALDSLAARLQPLNTPSVRKGSTGGPSSYGGQHLSGSTEMGRYMVAKPEKHGSGTDSDYDNTQTYDLSLSMGRSSEEEGRGESEEGGGGDAGEPDPTLPCTEDVILKTEQVTKNIQELLRAAQEFKHDSFVPCSEKIHSAVTEMASLFPKRPALDAVHCSLRLLASSASRLQVECRKAAPSEPGAPAVDYQLLTQQVIQCAYDIAKAAKQLVTITTREKKQ; via the exons ATGTCAAGAAAGCTACAGAGGACAGAAGTCTGCGCCGACTGCAGTGCGCCAG ATCCGGGCTGGACCAGTATCAACCGAGGGGTCCTGATCTGTGATGAATGCTGTTCGGTCCACCGCAGCTTAGGCCGCCACATCTCCGTCGTCAAGCACCTGAGGCACAGTGGGTGGCCTCCAGCACTACTGCAG ATGGTTCAGACCTTGGCCAGTAACGGGGCCAACTCCATATGGGAACACAGTCTCCTGGACCCTGCTCAGGTGCAGAGCGGTCGTAGGAAACCGAACCCCCAGGACAAGGTCCA TCCCACCAAGTCAGACTTCATCAGAGCCAAATACCAGATGCTGGCATTTGTGCACAAGCTGCCCTGCCGTGACGATGATGGTGTCACTACTAAGGATCTCAGTAAG caACTTCATTCGAGTGTGCGGACGGGGAGTTTAGAGACGTGTCTTCGGCTGCTTTCCCTCGGCGCTCAGGCCAACTTCTTCCACCCG GAGAAAGGCACTACCCCGCTCCATGTTGCAGCCAAGGCAGGCCAGATCTTGCAAGCAGAGCTGCTAGTCGTGTACGGTGCAGATCCTGGGGCGCCTGACATCAATGGACGCACACCCATGGACTATGCGAG gcAGGCGGGCCATATAGAGCTAGCAGAGCGTCTGGTGGAGTGTCAGTatgagctgacagacaggcTAGCTTTCTACCTATGTGGCCGGCGTCCAG ATCACAAGAATGGCCATTATATCATTCCTCAAATGGCAGACAG AGCTCGTCCTAAGTGCCCGACACAGAG CCTGGACCTTTCAGAATTGGCCAAGGCGGCCAAGAAGAAGCTCCAAGCG cTCAACAATCGGCTGTTTGAGGAACTGGCGATGGATGTCTACGACGAGGTGGATCGCAGAGAAAATGATGCAG TGTGGCTTACAACCCAAAACCACAGCACTCTGGTAACAGAACGTAGCGCCGTCCCTTTTCTACCCGTCAATCCTGAATATTCTGCCACGCGCAACCAG GGCCGGCAGAAGTTGGCCCGCTTCAACGCTCGGGAGTTTGCCACGCTCATCATTGACATCCTTAGTGACGCCAAAAGGAGACAGCAGGGAAAAGGTCTCAGCAGCCCCACTG ACCCACTGGATCTGGGAATTGATGATGACCAGCATGACTATGACAGTGTAGCTTCTGATGAAGATACAGACAGCGAGCTGAACatccagaacaacaacaacgcaCAACGGAGCAACCGTGCAAAG AGTATGGACTCGTCAGACTTGTCAGACGGTCCCATCACCCTGCAGGAGTATCTGGAGGTAAAGAAGGCTCTGGCCTCCTCAGAAGCCaaggtgcagcagctgatgaAGGTCAACAACAGCCTAAGCGAGGAGCTCCAGCGGCTGCAAAAGGAG ATCACCCGGATGCAGACAGAGAACAGTGCGCTACGGGGGGGCCAGCAGGCTGGGGGAGCAGCTGGCCATGGGGTAGGGGGGCCTGGTGGTggagggggaggtgggggaggtCACTGGACAGGGGGTGTGATGCGAGGAGGAATAAGTGCAGGAGGACTGGGTGGGTTTGGACAAGGAGCGGACCCCCAGGGGCTCTCGGTGCCCTCCTCAGTCGCCCCCCACTCACATCCCCACCGGAGGGAACGGCAGGCCTTCTCTTTGTACATACCAGGGGCAGCCCCTAGCCCCACGGCCCATGGTCCCCCAGCCCTGGACTCCCTGGCAGCCCGCCTGCAGCCCCTCAACACACCCAGC GTAAGGAAGGGTAGTACAGGGGGTCCATCGTCATATGGAGGCCAGCATTTATCTGGATCTACAGAGATGGGGAGATACATG GTCGCTAAACCAGAGAAGCATGGCAGCGGCACTGACAGTGACTAtgacaacacacaaacatacgacCTCTCGCTAAG TATGGGCCGCAGCAGTGAGGAGGAAGGGCGTGGCGAGTCTGAGGAGGGAGGTGGCGGGGATGCAGGGGAGCCAGACCCCACCCTACCCTGCACAGAGGACGTCATACTGAAAACCGAGCAGGTGACCAAGAACATCCAGGAGCTGCTCAGGGCTGCTCAGGAGTTTAAACACGACAG CTTTGTTCCGTGTTCTGAGAAGATCCACTCTGCGGTCACTGAGATGGCTTCACTCTTCCCCAAA CGCCCGGCATTGGATGCAGTCCACTGCTCTCTCCGCCTCTTGGCTTCCAGTGCCTCGCGGCTGCAGGTGGAGTGCCGTAAGGCGGCGCCCTCGGAGCCCGGCGCCCCCGCCGTGGACTACCAGCTCCTCACTCAGCAGGTCATCCAGTGCGCCTACGACATCGCCAAGGCTGCCAAGCAACTGGTCACCATCACCACCCGCGAGAAGAAACAGTGA
- the git1 gene encoding ARF GTPase-activating protein GIT1 isoform X2 — protein sequence MSRKLQRTEVCADCSAPDPGWTSINRGVLICDECCSVHRSLGRHISVVKHLRHSGWPPALLQMVQTLASNGANSIWEHSLLDPAQVQSGRRKPNPQDKVHPTKSDFIRAKYQMLAFVHKLPCRDDDGVTTKDLSKQLHSSVRTGSLETCLRLLSLGAQANFFHPEKGTTPLHVAAKAGQILQAELLVVYGADPGAPDINGRTPMDYARQAGHIELAERLVECQYELTDRLAFYLCGRRPDHKNGHYIIPQMADRARPKCPTQSLDLSELAKAAKKKLQALNNRLFEELAMDVYDEVDRRENDAVWLTTQNHSTLVTERSAVPFLPVNPEYSATRNQGRQKLARFNAREFATLIIDILSDAKRRQQGKGLSSPTDPLDLGIDDDQHDYDSVASDEDTDSELNIQNNNNAQRSNRAKSMDSSDLSDGPITLQEYLEVKKALASSEAKVQQLMKVNNSLSEELQRLQKEVRKGSTGGPSSYGGQHLSGSTEMGRYMVAKPEKHGSGTDSDYDNTQTYDLSLSMGRSSEEEGRGESEEGGGGDAGEPDPTLPCTEDVILKTEQVTKNIQELLRAAQEFKHDSFVPCSEKIHSAVTEMASLFPKRPALDAVHCSLRLLASSASRLQVECRKAAPSEPGAPAVDYQLLTQQVIQCAYDIAKAAKQLVTITTREKKQ from the exons ATGTCAAGAAAGCTACAGAGGACAGAAGTCTGCGCCGACTGCAGTGCGCCAG ATCCGGGCTGGACCAGTATCAACCGAGGGGTCCTGATCTGTGATGAATGCTGTTCGGTCCACCGCAGCTTAGGCCGCCACATCTCCGTCGTCAAGCACCTGAGGCACAGTGGGTGGCCTCCAGCACTACTGCAG ATGGTTCAGACCTTGGCCAGTAACGGGGCCAACTCCATATGGGAACACAGTCTCCTGGACCCTGCTCAGGTGCAGAGCGGTCGTAGGAAACCGAACCCCCAGGACAAGGTCCA TCCCACCAAGTCAGACTTCATCAGAGCCAAATACCAGATGCTGGCATTTGTGCACAAGCTGCCCTGCCGTGACGATGATGGTGTCACTACTAAGGATCTCAGTAAG caACTTCATTCGAGTGTGCGGACGGGGAGTTTAGAGACGTGTCTTCGGCTGCTTTCCCTCGGCGCTCAGGCCAACTTCTTCCACCCG GAGAAAGGCACTACCCCGCTCCATGTTGCAGCCAAGGCAGGCCAGATCTTGCAAGCAGAGCTGCTAGTCGTGTACGGTGCAGATCCTGGGGCGCCTGACATCAATGGACGCACACCCATGGACTATGCGAG gcAGGCGGGCCATATAGAGCTAGCAGAGCGTCTGGTGGAGTGTCAGTatgagctgacagacaggcTAGCTTTCTACCTATGTGGCCGGCGTCCAG ATCACAAGAATGGCCATTATATCATTCCTCAAATGGCAGACAG AGCTCGTCCTAAGTGCCCGACACAGAG CCTGGACCTTTCAGAATTGGCCAAGGCGGCCAAGAAGAAGCTCCAAGCG cTCAACAATCGGCTGTTTGAGGAACTGGCGATGGATGTCTACGACGAGGTGGATCGCAGAGAAAATGATGCAG TGTGGCTTACAACCCAAAACCACAGCACTCTGGTAACAGAACGTAGCGCCGTCCCTTTTCTACCCGTCAATCCTGAATATTCTGCCACGCGCAACCAG GGCCGGCAGAAGTTGGCCCGCTTCAACGCTCGGGAGTTTGCCACGCTCATCATTGACATCCTTAGTGACGCCAAAAGGAGACAGCAGGGAAAAGGTCTCAGCAGCCCCACTG ACCCACTGGATCTGGGAATTGATGATGACCAGCATGACTATGACAGTGTAGCTTCTGATGAAGATACAGACAGCGAGCTGAACatccagaacaacaacaacgcaCAACGGAGCAACCGTGCAAAG AGTATGGACTCGTCAGACTTGTCAGACGGTCCCATCACCCTGCAGGAGTATCTGGAGGTAAAGAAGGCTCTGGCCTCCTCAGAAGCCaaggtgcagcagctgatgaAGGTCAACAACAGCCTAAGCGAGGAGCTCCAGCGGCTGCAAAAGGAG GTAAGGAAGGGTAGTACAGGGGGTCCATCGTCATATGGAGGCCAGCATTTATCTGGATCTACAGAGATGGGGAGATACATG GTCGCTAAACCAGAGAAGCATGGCAGCGGCACTGACAGTGACTAtgacaacacacaaacatacgacCTCTCGCTAAG TATGGGCCGCAGCAGTGAGGAGGAAGGGCGTGGCGAGTCTGAGGAGGGAGGTGGCGGGGATGCAGGGGAGCCAGACCCCACCCTACCCTGCACAGAGGACGTCATACTGAAAACCGAGCAGGTGACCAAGAACATCCAGGAGCTGCTCAGGGCTGCTCAGGAGTTTAAACACGACAG CTTTGTTCCGTGTTCTGAGAAGATCCACTCTGCGGTCACTGAGATGGCTTCACTCTTCCCCAAA CGCCCGGCATTGGATGCAGTCCACTGCTCTCTCCGCCTCTTGGCTTCCAGTGCCTCGCGGCTGCAGGTGGAGTGCCGTAAGGCGGCGCCCTCGGAGCCCGGCGCCCCCGCCGTGGACTACCAGCTCCTCACTCAGCAGGTCATCCAGTGCGCCTACGACATCGCCAAGGCTGCCAAGCAACTGGTCACCATCACCACCCGCGAGAAGAAACAGTGA